In Pseudoalteromonas carrageenovora IAM 12662, the following proteins share a genomic window:
- a CDS encoding MFS transporter, whose product MNNQNNSDKPNLSFWQIWNMCFGFLGIQFGFALQNGNVSRIFQTLGAQVDDIPILWVAAPLTGLIVQPIIGYWSDKTWGRFGRRRPFFFIGAVLTTLSLFIMPHSPTLWIAAGMLWIMDASINVTMEPFRALVGDNLPEKQRATGYGLQSFFIGIGAVLASALPWMMTNWFDVSNTAAPGQIPESVKYSFYWGGVVLLVAVLWTVARTKEYSPEQLAAFEKQSAQPTTSKLVDINFNKGAIIFVVLGLATLALVMGLSLEKELYLLAGGLLAFGIVQWIAAALKSANKTQGGFYQVVQDVFTMPEAMKQLAWVQFFSWFTLFAMWIYTTAAVTSFHYGSSDATSKAFNDGADWVGILFAAYNGFAAIAAMCIPFLVKKMGLKGAHCFNLLLGALGLASFMFIQDPKMLLIPMIGVGFAWASILSLPYAMLSNALPSNKMGVYMGIFNFFIVIPQLLAASILGLILRHAFSNQPIYALLIGAASFVVAGIAVMRVKKSN is encoded by the coding sequence ATGAATAATCAAAATAATAGCGACAAGCCAAATCTAAGCTTTTGGCAAATATGGAACATGTGTTTTGGCTTTTTAGGTATACAGTTTGGTTTTGCTCTGCAAAACGGTAATGTGAGCCGTATATTTCAAACATTAGGCGCACAAGTTGATGATATTCCCATTTTATGGGTTGCAGCACCGCTTACTGGTTTAATCGTACAGCCTATTATTGGTTACTGGAGCGATAAAACATGGGGGCGCTTTGGTCGCCGCCGTCCGTTCTTTTTTATAGGTGCAGTGTTAACAACGCTTTCACTATTTATTATGCCGCATTCACCAACGCTTTGGATTGCCGCTGGTATGTTATGGATAATGGATGCGTCAATCAACGTAACCATGGAACCGTTTAGAGCACTTGTAGGCGATAACTTGCCAGAAAAACAACGCGCTACAGGTTACGGGTTACAAAGCTTTTTTATTGGTATTGGTGCGGTACTAGCCTCAGCATTACCATGGATGATGACCAACTGGTTTGATGTAAGTAATACTGCAGCGCCTGGGCAAATTCCAGAGTCTGTTAAATACTCATTTTATTGGGGGGGGGTGGTGCTACTTGTTGCTGTGCTTTGGACCGTTGCACGTACAAAAGAGTACAGCCCAGAGCAATTAGCGGCTTTTGAAAAGCAAAGCGCTCAACCTACTACAAGCAAACTGGTTGATATTAACTTTAATAAAGGCGCCATTATTTTTGTAGTGCTGGGTTTAGCAACCCTTGCATTAGTCATGGGCTTATCGCTTGAAAAAGAATTATACCTATTAGCTGGTGGTTTATTAGCGTTTGGTATTGTGCAGTGGATTGCAGCAGCGCTTAAAAGTGCTAACAAAACTCAAGGTGGTTTTTACCAAGTAGTACAAGATGTATTTACAATGCCAGAAGCCATGAAGCAGCTTGCCTGGGTGCAGTTTTTTAGCTGGTTTACTTTATTTGCCATGTGGATTTACACTACCGCAGCAGTAACAAGCTTTCATTATGGTAGTAGCGATGCAACCTCTAAAGCATTTAACGATGGTGCTGACTGGGTGGGTATTTTATTTGCCGCCTACAATGGCTTTGCAGCTATTGCCGCTATGTGTATTCCGTTTTTAGTTAAAAAAATGGGCTTAAAAGGTGCGCATTGTTTTAATTTATTGCTGGGCGCGTTAGGTCTTGCAAGCTTTATGTTTATTCAAGACCCTAAAATGTTACTTATTCCTATGATAGGCGTTGGTTTTGCGTGGGCCTCTATTCTATCGCTACCATATGCCATGTTAAGTAACGCCTTACCAAGTAACAAAATGGGCGTTTACATGGGTATTTTTAACTTCTTTATTGTTATACCGCAGTTACTTGCCGCCAGTATTTTAGGGCTTATTTTACGTCACGCATTTTCAAATCAGCCTATTTACGCATTATTAATTGGCGCAGCCTCGTTCGTTGTTGCCGGCATTGCTGTAATGCGCGTAAAAAAATCCAATTAA
- a CDS encoding glycoside hydrolase family 15 protein has protein sequence MKKYNLITASLLTLGLTACGAQNTSTDNKNTAAQVKSAPGAPGVEPFWAYAGKTGIGTSYEQYQKGQYSDSAATGDVSKVWFSIAKGMITETMFGLIHQAQIKDMQFVVTGKDFTVTEADELDVTIDYLYKDAQGRPLSLAYKVTSTDKQGRFSLEKHIFTDPDGQTLFVRSVFNTELEGLKAYVVVNPYINNNGLGDFAKTTEQGLVAWEDDNYLSLQSATPFKAKTVGFTGESDGINALKTTQALNTHYTNTGEAAGNVSMLAELGEISANTTFDVALSFGKTQQQSIQQGEQSLAKGYQAVLDHYNGKGEALGWQDYLQSLKPLNTMVEQTADNGKLLYTSAMVLKAQEDKTNAGALIASLSNPWGETVSAKEGSTGYKAVWVRDFYQVAMAFMALGDTATAKTAFEYLEKVQVNSKTPGNKGDTGWFLQKTHVDGELEWVGVQLDQTAMPIMLAWKLHKANVLSDEELKSWYGKMLKPAADFLVDGGLAKILWNDTQITPPATQQERWEEQEGYSPSTTAAIVAGLITASDIATLSGDDKNAKRYLSTARKYNNDIESHMFTTKGNLKGENSDGEYFIRIGQDTDANSDTKINANNGREGFNKKQILDGGFLELVRYGVRGANDESIVKTLPEYDDETLEDNLQVKYSFSFDDGSGTFAGYRRYGNDGYGEDEVKGTNYAEGGSNTPGQRGRVWPFFTGERGHYEIAAANANNALDDAKQAQIKNSYVKGLEQFANNGLMLPEQVWDGVGVNKAGYKLGEGTNSATPLAWTHAEYVKLVRSLSDKQVWDHYPVVEKALK, from the coding sequence ATGAAAAAATATAACCTTATAACTGCCTCACTCTTAACATTAGGCTTAACTGCCTGTGGTGCACAAAACACAAGCACAGATAATAAAAATACCGCTGCACAGGTTAAATCAGCACCTGGCGCACCTGGTGTAGAGCCATTTTGGGCTTATGCAGGTAAAACAGGGATTGGCACGTCTTACGAGCAATACCAAAAAGGCCAATACAGTGATTCAGCTGCAACGGGCGATGTATCTAAGGTGTGGTTTTCAATTGCTAAAGGCATGATCACCGAAACCATGTTTGGGCTTATCCACCAAGCGCAGATTAAAGACATGCAGTTTGTTGTTACAGGTAAAGACTTTACCGTAACCGAAGCTGATGAATTAGATGTCACCATAGATTACTTATACAAAGATGCGCAAGGGCGCCCACTTTCGCTTGCCTACAAAGTAACAAGCACTGATAAACAAGGGCGCTTTAGCCTAGAAAAACACATATTTACCGACCCAGATGGGCAAACATTATTTGTTCGCAGTGTGTTTAACACTGAACTTGAAGGGTTAAAAGCTTATGTTGTTGTAAACCCTTACATAAATAATAACGGATTAGGTGACTTTGCTAAAACGACAGAGCAAGGGCTTGTGGCATGGGAAGACGATAACTATTTATCACTTCAATCAGCAACCCCTTTTAAAGCTAAAACAGTAGGTTTTACAGGTGAAAGCGATGGTATTAATGCACTTAAAACAACTCAAGCGCTAAACACTCATTATACAAATACTGGCGAAGCTGCAGGTAACGTAAGCATGTTGGCTGAGCTTGGCGAAATAAGCGCTAACACCACCTTCGATGTAGCACTTAGTTTTGGTAAAACACAGCAGCAAAGTATACAACAAGGCGAGCAAAGCTTAGCAAAAGGCTATCAAGCAGTGCTTGATCACTATAACGGTAAAGGTGAAGCGCTCGGCTGGCAAGATTACCTTCAAAGCCTTAAACCACTTAATACCATGGTTGAGCAAACCGCCGATAACGGAAAGCTTTTATACACCAGTGCCATGGTTTTAAAGGCACAAGAAGATAAAACCAATGCCGGTGCGCTTATTGCGTCATTGTCAAACCCTTGGGGCGAAACCGTATCTGCTAAAGAAGGCTCAACCGGTTATAAAGCGGTATGGGTGCGCGATTTTTACCAAGTAGCCATGGCATTTATGGCGCTCGGCGATACCGCCACCGCAAAAACAGCATTCGAATACCTTGAAAAAGTACAAGTAAACAGCAAAACACCGGGTAATAAAGGAGATACAGGCTGGTTTTTACAAAAAACACATGTAGATGGTGAGCTTGAATGGGTAGGTGTACAACTTGATCAAACCGCTATGCCTATTATGCTTGCTTGGAAGTTACATAAGGCCAATGTACTTAGCGACGAAGAGCTAAAAAGTTGGTACGGCAAAATGTTAAAACCAGCGGCTGATTTTTTAGTTGATGGCGGCCTTGCTAAAATTTTATGGAACGACACGCAAATTACACCACCGGCTACCCAACAAGAACGTTGGGAAGAGCAAGAAGGTTACTCGCCTTCGACTACTGCGGCAATAGTAGCTGGCCTTATTACAGCCAGTGATATTGCAACACTAAGTGGCGATGATAAAAACGCAAAGCGCTACTTAAGTACGGCTAGAAAGTACAACAACGATATTGAATCGCACATGTTTACCACTAAAGGCAACTTAAAAGGCGAAAATAGTGATGGTGAATACTTTATTCGCATAGGCCAAGATACCGATGCAAACTCAGACACTAAAATTAACGCTAATAATGGCCGTGAAGGGTTTAATAAAAAGCAAATTTTAGATGGCGGGTTTTTAGAGTTAGTACGCTATGGTGTACGTGGTGCAAATGATGAAAGCATTGTTAAAACACTACCTGAGTACGATGACGAAACGCTTGAAGATAACCTACAAGTTAAATACAGCTTTAGTTTTGACGATGGCAGCGGCACTTTTGCAGGCTACCGCCGCTACGGTAATGATGGCTACGGCGAAGATGAAGTTAAAGGCACAAACTATGCTGAGGGTGGCAGCAATACACCAGGCCAACGTGGTCGTGTATGGCCATTTTTTACAGGTGAACGTGGCCACTATGAAATAGCTGCAGCCAATGCAAACAACGCACTTGATGATGCAAAACAAGCACAAATTAAAAACAGCTATGTTAAAGGCTTAGAGCAATTTGCTAATAATGGCTTAATGCTACCAGAGCAAGTATGGGATGGCGTAGGTGTAAATAAAGCAGGTTACAAGCTAGGTGAGGGCACTAATTCAGCAACACCACTGGCATGGACACATGCTGAGTACGTTAAACTGGTACGTTCATTGAGTGATAAACAAGTATGGGATCATTACCCAGTTGTAGAGAAAGCATTAAAGTAG
- a CDS encoding LacI family DNA-binding transcriptional regulator — protein MKGKATSFDIAHYAGVSQSTVSRALRNSPLVNEETRKRVHDIAKQLNYKVDKNASNLRTQQSSTLALLLFEDPTSDESQINPFFLSMLGSITRACAKEGYDLLVSFQSASADWQADYEDSHRADGIILLGYGDYIDFQPKFKTLLDQNTKFVCWGATVDNRPDLTVCCDNYGGGKLAAGHLIAHNRTDCAFIGDASDHSPEFFARFEGFKDELLANNVTINERKMANAISTEESGYHATRSLIANNIKFNALFAASDLIAIGAIRALKEANIKVPTDVAVVGFDNIAIASYINPPLTTIAQDTTVAGQMLVENLLKLIREEEVQSTLLPPALIARGSS, from the coding sequence ATGAAAGGTAAAGCCACCTCATTTGACATTGCCCATTATGCAGGGGTTTCACAATCAACTGTATCTCGCGCTTTACGTAACAGCCCCCTTGTTAATGAAGAAACACGCAAACGCGTCCACGACATAGCAAAACAACTTAACTATAAAGTTGATAAAAATGCCAGCAACTTGCGTACTCAGCAAAGTAGTACCCTTGCGCTATTGTTGTTTGAAGACCCAACATCAGATGAATCACAAATCAATCCATTCTTTTTATCAATGCTGGGCAGTATTACCCGTGCTTGTGCAAAAGAAGGTTACGACTTATTAGTATCGTTTCAATCAGCTAGTGCCGATTGGCAAGCCGACTACGAAGACAGCCACAGAGCCGATGGCATTATTTTGCTCGGCTATGGTGATTACATAGACTTTCAACCAAAATTTAAAACCTTGCTTGACCAAAACACTAAGTTTGTATGCTGGGGCGCCACAGTAGATAACCGCCCAGATCTTACTGTATGCTGCGACAACTACGGCGGGGGCAAACTAGCCGCTGGCCATTTAATTGCCCATAACCGCACCGATTGCGCGTTTATCGGTGATGCATCTGATCACAGCCCAGAATTTTTTGCCCGCTTTGAAGGCTTTAAAGATGAGCTGTTAGCTAATAACGTAACTATAAATGAGCGAAAAATGGCTAACGCTATCTCTACTGAGGAGTCGGGGTATCATGCAACACGCTCACTTATTGCTAATAACATTAAGTTTAACGCACTATTTGCCGCCAGTGATTTAATAGCAATTGGCGCAATACGCGCCCTTAAAGAAGCCAATATAAAAGTACCTACCGATGTGGCCGTTGTGGGCTTTGATAACATAGCTATTGCGAGCTATATTAATCCACCGCTTACTACCATAGCGCAAGACACTACCGTTGCAGGGCAAATGCTAGTAGAAAACCTACTTAAATTAATACGTGAAGAAGAAGTGCAAAGCACCCTTTTACCACCAGCATTGATTGCTAGGGGGAGCAGCTAA
- the glk gene encoding glucokinase, which produces MSQNSSAQFNPILVADIGGTNARFALITDFNEQTNQFVIEHINIFPSANFGSLESALEQYLTTIPHVTPTQACLAVAGPIKAGQVHLTNLGWHFSVSEFKAHFNLTQLEVINDFAAFAYAAPYLDSTQNITIKPGQADANANIGVIGPGTGFGAACLVRTAQSKAVLSSEGGHMTLAPVNELDSLLINELRKEHPHVSIETVFSGPGIAHLYKAMAAVKGVPAKNLDAAQISSLANSGECEVCDATLNQFCDWIGSVAGDLAVVYGALGGLFIGGGILPRMQSRLLESRFVERFSQKGVMSQYAGQIPVTLVIQDNIPLIGAGACLYNSN; this is translated from the coding sequence ATGAGCCAAAATTCTTCTGCCCAGTTTAACCCTATCTTAGTTGCCGATATTGGTGGCACCAATGCGCGCTTTGCATTAATTACCGACTTTAATGAGCAAACTAACCAATTTGTTATTGAGCATATTAACATATTTCCCAGTGCTAATTTTGGCTCTTTAGAAAGCGCACTTGAACAATACCTAACAACGATTCCTCATGTTACGCCAACTCAGGCATGTTTAGCTGTTGCAGGCCCTATAAAAGCAGGCCAAGTGCATTTAACCAATTTAGGTTGGCACTTTAGTGTTAGTGAATTTAAAGCACATTTTAATTTAACACAATTAGAAGTAATTAATGACTTTGCTGCATTTGCCTATGCAGCGCCGTATTTAGACTCAACGCAGAATATTACTATTAAACCAGGGCAAGCCGATGCTAACGCGAATATAGGTGTGATAGGCCCTGGTACAGGTTTTGGCGCTGCGTGCTTAGTGCGTACCGCGCAATCTAAGGCAGTGTTAAGCTCTGAAGGCGGCCATATGACGCTTGCACCGGTAAACGAGCTTGATTCTTTATTAATAAATGAGCTTCGTAAAGAGCACCCTCATGTTTCAATCGAAACTGTTTTTTCAGGCCCAGGTATTGCTCATTTATACAAAGCAATGGCTGCTGTGAAAGGGGTTCCAGCTAAAAACTTAGATGCCGCGCAAATTAGTAGCTTGGCTAACAGTGGCGAGTGTGAAGTGTGTGATGCAACACTTAACCAATTTTGTGATTGGATAGGCAGTGTTGCTGGCGACTTAGCAGTAGTATATGGGGCATTAGGTGGCTTGTTTATAGGCGGTGGTATTTTACCACGTATGCAAAGCAGATTATTAGAGAGCCGTTTTGTAGAGCGTTTTTCGCAAAAAGGCGTAATGTCTCAATATGCAGGCCAAATTCCGGTTACGCTAGTAATACAAGATAACATTCCGCTTATTGGCGCTGGTGCGTGTTTATATAACAGCAATTAG
- a CDS encoding LacI family DNA-binding transcriptional regulator, which yields MKKVTINSVASHAGVSKKTVSRVLNNEPNVSAATREKVLKVFKELDYTPNPIARGLAQNRSFIIGCLYDNPSKSYITRVQTGALAACKENNYNLLIHPCELRGDDLINDIEQLLQTSRLDGVVLTPPFGDFEKLANFLKAKKIPYARVASALLEDDSISVRSNDEQGAYEITEHLISLGHKSIAFIKGHPDHSATQQRFKGYRRALASHGIEFDERLVEEGNFSYHSGVDSARSILDLSPRPTAVFASNDYMAAAVLKLATQRQLRVPDDISIAGFDNAPIARHIWPGLTTIAQPVEEMTKQAVTQLISHISQPQEQPYQVTLESRLITRESTAAIK from the coding sequence ATGAAAAAAGTAACCATAAATAGTGTAGCAAGCCATGCGGGCGTTTCTAAGAAAACGGTATCGCGGGTTTTAAATAATGAGCCTAACGTAAGTGCTGCCACTCGCGAAAAAGTGCTTAAAGTATTTAAAGAGCTTGACTATACGCCAAACCCAATAGCACGCGGACTAGCACAAAATCGTAGCTTTATTATTGGCTGTTTGTACGATAACCCAAGTAAAAGTTATATAACGCGAGTGCAAACAGGTGCACTTGCTGCCTGTAAAGAGAATAACTACAACTTATTAATACACCCATGCGAATTACGTGGCGATGATTTAATTAACGATATAGAACAGTTATTACAAACATCACGCTTAGATGGCGTTGTACTTACCCCGCCATTTGGTGATTTTGAAAAGCTCGCTAATTTTTTAAAAGCTAAAAAAATACCTTATGCACGCGTTGCATCAGCACTGCTTGAAGATGATTCAATTTCGGTGCGTAGTAACGATGAGCAAGGCGCTTATGAAATTACTGAGCATTTAATTTCGCTTGGGCACAAATCTATCGCCTTTATTAAAGGGCACCCTGATCACAGTGCAACTCAGCAGCGCTTTAAAGGTTACAGACGAGCTTTAGCAAGTCATGGAATAGAATTTGACGAGCGCTTGGTAGAAGAGGGTAACTTTAGTTATCACTCAGGTGTAGACAGTGCACGCAGTATTTTAGATTTATCGCCAAGGCCTACGGCTGTATTTGCATCGAACGATTACATGGCGGCAGCGGTGCTAAAGCTTGCCACACAACGCCAATTAAGAGTGCCAGATGATATATCTATTGCAGGGTTTGATAACGCACCAATTGCACGCCATATTTGGCCAGGCTTAACTACTATTGCACAGCCAGTTGAAGAAATGACTAAACAGGCAGTGACACAGCTTATTTCGCATATTTCACAACCTCAAGAACAGCCATACCAAGTTACGCTAGAGTCTAGGCTAATCACGCGAGAGTCTACAGCGGCCATTAAGTAA
- the edd gene encoding phosphogluconate dehydratase, with the protein MLHPRIKEVTQRVIERSKQTRQDYLDRISHAKKQTRVRAGLGCGNIAHVMAACSSDDKARLKADEQPNLAIINSYNDMLSAHVPYKDYPDLIKDLATKYDATAQVAGGVPAMCDGVTQGRDGMELSLFSRDVIAMSTAISLSHDVFDGVFCLGVCDKIVPGLLIGALSFGHLPVFFLPAGPMQSGIPNKEKARIRQKFAQGLVSREDLLEAESASYHSAGTCTFYGTANSNQMLMEIMGLHLPGSSFINPYTELRDGLTGNAVEAMLKQLTDDKESPCLADVISEKTIINGLVGLLSTGGSTNHAIHIVAIAKAAGIQVTWKDMSDLSEVVPLLTRIYPNGSADVNHFQAAGGMGFLMRELASAGYLHTDVKTMLGDGLAPYMTEPRLDKDESLIMSDSNGPTKVKWVDCPENSLDEEVLRPINNPFSKQGGLQLLTGNLGKAVIKVSAVATEHQVVTAPAKVFSSQGELQEAYSRGELNQDFIAVLKEQGPKAKGMPELHKLTPVMATLQDEGFKVAIVTDGRMSGASGKVPAAIHLAPEAVEGGIIAKIHEGDLVTLDAPSGILKVHVSDEELAKRELQLSQPSLTFGTGRELFTGFRNIVSSADLGASAFGLE; encoded by the coding sequence ATGTTGCACCCTCGCATTAAAGAAGTCACCCAACGCGTTATTGAACGCAGTAAACAAACCCGTCAAGATTATTTAGATCGTATTTCGCACGCAAAAAAACAAACAAGAGTTCGTGCTGGACTAGGCTGCGGAAACATCGCTCACGTTATGGCTGCATGTAGCAGCGACGACAAAGCGCGCTTAAAGGCTGATGAACAGCCTAATCTTGCTATTATCAACTCATATAACGATATGCTTTCGGCCCATGTGCCATACAAAGACTACCCAGATTTAATTAAAGACCTTGCAACTAAGTACGACGCAACAGCACAAGTTGCTGGTGGCGTACCTGCAATGTGTGATGGTGTTACGCAAGGGCGTGACGGCATGGAACTATCGCTTTTCTCACGCGATGTTATTGCTATGTCTACAGCGATTTCATTATCGCATGACGTGTTTGACGGCGTATTTTGTTTAGGCGTATGTGACAAAATTGTCCCAGGTTTATTAATTGGCGCATTATCATTTGGCCATTTACCTGTGTTCTTTTTACCAGCAGGCCCAATGCAATCTGGTATCCCAAATAAAGAAAAAGCACGTATTCGTCAAAAGTTTGCACAAGGCTTAGTAAGCCGCGAAGACTTGCTAGAAGCTGAAAGCGCGTCTTACCACAGCGCGGGTACTTGTACGTTTTACGGTACTGCTAACTCAAACCAAATGCTTATGGAAATAATGGGCTTGCACCTTCCAGGTAGCTCATTTATCAACCCATACACAGAGCTTCGCGATGGACTAACAGGTAATGCTGTAGAAGCCATGCTTAAGCAGCTTACAGATGATAAAGAAAGCCCATGTTTAGCAGATGTGATCAGCGAAAAAACCATTATTAATGGTTTAGTTGGCTTGCTATCAACAGGTGGCTCTACTAACCACGCTATTCATATTGTTGCTATTGCAAAAGCTGCGGGCATTCAAGTTACATGGAAAGACATGTCTGATCTATCAGAAGTGGTTCCACTACTTACGCGTATTTACCCGAACGGCTCAGCAGATGTAAATCACTTCCAAGCTGCAGGCGGAATGGGCTTTTTAATGCGTGAACTTGCAAGCGCTGGTTATTTGCATACCGATGTTAAAACAATGCTAGGTGATGGCCTTGCACCGTACATGACAGAGCCGCGTCTTGATAAAGACGAAAGCTTAATCATGAGCGATTCAAATGGTCCAACTAAAGTTAAATGGGTAGATTGTCCTGAAAACTCTCTTGATGAAGAAGTGCTTCGCCCAATCAACAACCCATTTAGCAAGCAAGGTGGCTTACAACTACTTACTGGTAACTTAGGTAAAGCAGTAATTAAAGTTTCTGCCGTTGCTACTGAGCACCAAGTTGTTACCGCGCCTGCTAAAGTATTTAGCTCACAAGGCGAGCTTCAAGAAGCGTATAGCCGTGGCGAGTTAAACCAAGACTTTATTGCTGTGCTTAAAGAGCAGGGCCCTAAAGCTAAAGGGATGCCAGAGCTTCATAAATTAACGCCTGTAATGGCAACACTTCAAGATGAAGGCTTTAAAGTAGCTATTGTTACCGATGGCCGTATGTCGGGTGCATCAGGCAAAGTACCTGCTGCAATCCACCTAGCGCCAGAAGCTGTTGAAGGTGGCATTATTGCTAAAATTCACGAAGGTGATTTAGTAACACTAGATGCGCCAAGCGGTATATTAAAAGTACATGTTAGTGATGAAGAGCTTGCTAAGCGTGAACTACAACTTAGCCAACCAAGCCTAACATTTGGTACAGGCCGAGAGTTATTTACTGGATTTAGAAATATTGTAAGCAGTGCCGATTTAGGCGCGAGTGCTTTTGGACTTGAATAA
- the eda gene encoding bifunctional 4-hydroxy-2-oxoglutarate aldolase/2-dehydro-3-deoxy-phosphogluconate aldolase has protein sequence MSIEKILASAPVVPVVVIEKLEDAAPLARALYNGGLKALEITLRTPVAVEAVKLMKAEVPEAFVGTGTVVDKASFDASVEAGADFMVSPGVSDELLALAKNSDIPFLPGAATASEVMQLASHGFKYLKFFPAEAAGGTAMLKSIGGPLPHITFCPTGGISLATAPNYLALNNVICVGGTWMLDKQLIENKDWQAIEALARQASELK, from the coding sequence ATGAGTATTGAAAAAATCTTAGCGTCGGCACCTGTGGTGCCAGTGGTTGTAATCGAAAAACTAGAAGATGCAGCACCACTAGCTAGAGCGTTATATAACGGTGGCTTAAAAGCCCTTGAAATCACGCTACGTACACCTGTTGCTGTTGAAGCAGTAAAACTTATGAAGGCAGAAGTTCCAGAAGCTTTCGTTGGTACAGGTACAGTGGTTGATAAAGCAAGCTTTGACGCTTCAGTAGAAGCGGGCGCTGATTTTATGGTAAGCCCAGGCGTAAGTGATGAATTATTAGCATTGGCTAAAAATTCAGATATTCCATTTTTACCTGGAGCTGCAACTGCGAGCGAAGTTATGCAGTTAGCAAGCCATGGCTTTAAGTATTTAAAGTTTTTCCCAGCTGAAGCCGCTGGCGGAACAGCAATGCTTAAGTCGATTGGTGGCCCATTACCACATATTACTTTTTGCCCAACTGGTGGCATTAGCCTAGCAACTGCACCTAACTACTTAGCACTTAATAATGTTATTTGTGTTGGTGGTACGTGGATGTTAGATAAACAACTTATTGAAAATAAAGACTGGCAAGCCATTGAAGCGCTTGCTCGCCAAGCAAGTGAACTTAAATAG
- the gap gene encoding type I glyceraldehyde-3-phosphate dehydrogenase — protein sequence MINVAINGYGRIGRNVLRALYESAQNSEIKIVAINDLAPANVNAHLTQFDSVHGQFSKKVTLADNTMLIGDDVITLTQERDPVNLPWKELNVDIVLECTGFFTKREDAAKHITAGAKKVIVSAPGKDLDATVVHGVNSDVINADSNIISNASCTTNCLAPIAKAINDTVGIEQGSMTTIHAYTNDQNLSDVYHPDLYRARSATQSMIPTKTGAAAAVGLVLPELAGKLDGMSVRVPTINVSLVDFTFITKRDTTAEEINEVMKAAATGSMKEILEYNELPLVSIDFNHNPASSIFDATQTKADGKLVKVMAWYDNEWGFSNRMLDQVKALGQYL from the coding sequence ATGATTAATGTAGCAATTAACGGTTATGGTCGTATCGGTCGCAATGTATTACGAGCGCTTTACGAGTCAGCGCAAAACAGTGAAATTAAAATTGTAGCAATTAACGATTTAGCACCTGCTAACGTAAATGCACACTTAACACAGTTTGACTCAGTTCATGGTCAATTTTCTAAAAAAGTAACACTTGCAGATAACACCATGCTAATAGGTGATGACGTAATTACGCTTACTCAAGAGCGTGACCCTGTAAACTTACCGTGGAAAGAGCTAAACGTAGATATCGTTTTAGAATGTACGGGCTTTTTCACTAAGCGTGAAGACGCGGCTAAGCACATTACAGCTGGTGCTAAAAAAGTAATTGTATCAGCACCTGGTAAAGACCTAGACGCAACGGTAGTACATGGCGTTAACAGTGATGTAATTAACGCTGATAGCAACATTATCTCTAATGCATCATGTACTACTAACTGTTTAGCGCCAATTGCAAAAGCAATTAACGACACAGTAGGTATTGAGCAAGGTAGCATGACTACAATTCATGCTTACACAAACGATCAAAACTTATCTGACGTTTATCACCCAGATCTATACCGTGCGCGTAGTGCAACACAATCTATGATCCCAACTAAAACAGGTGCTGCTGCAGCTGTTGGCTTAGTACTTCCTGAGCTTGCGGGTAAATTAGACGGAATGTCGGTACGTGTACCTACTATCAATGTTTCTTTAGTAGACTTTACGTTTATCACTAAACGCGACACAACAGCTGAAGAAATCAACGAAGTAATGAAAGCCGCAGCAACAGGTTCAATGAAAGAGATCTTAGAATACAACGAGCTTCCGCTTGTTTCTATCGATTTTAATCACAACCCAGCGTCATCAATTTTTGATGCAACGCAAACTAAAGCTGACGGCAAACTAGTCAAAGTAATGGCTTGGTACGACAACGAGTGGGGTTTCTCAAACCGCATGTTAGACCAAGTTAAAGCATTAGGTCAGTACTTATAA